In Nitrosophilus labii, the following proteins share a genomic window:
- the rpsS gene encoding 30S ribosomal protein S19 — translation MARSVKKGPFVDEHLMKKVLKAKESGDKKPIKTWSRRSTIVPEMIGLTINVHNGRQFVPVYITENHVGFKLGEFAPTRTFRGHKGTVQKKIGK, via the coding sequence ATGGCAAGATCAGTAAAAAAGGGTCCATTTGTAGATGAACACTTAATGAAAAAAGTGCTCAAAGCAAAAGAGAGCGGCGATAAAAAACCTATTAAAACTTGGTCAAGAAGAAGTACTATCGTCCCTGAGATGATAGGCCTTACTATAAACGTTCATAACGGAAGACAGTTTGTTCCAGTTTACATTACTGAAAATCATGTAGGTTTTAAACTAGGTGAATTTGCACCGACAAGAACTTTTAGAGGCCACAAAGGCACTGTTCAGAAAAAGATAGGTAAATAA
- the aroC gene encoding chorismate synthase: MNSFGIKFKFTTFGESHGKAIGCVVDGVPAGLCIDEDFIQSELDRRRPGQNQFATARKESDKVEILSGVFEGKSTGTPIAMVIFNKDQKSKDYSNIKDIFRPGHADFTYWYKYGIRDYRGGGRSSARETAARVAAGAVAKLFLKEFGIEVKGGVFEIAGIKAKKKDFDYARKSEIFALDPDIEEKQKEAILSAKNEHDSVGGAVIVRATNIPVGLGEPIYYKLDALLADALMSINAAKAVEIGLGCESAKIKGSQNNDQISKNGFLSNNAGGILGGISNGEPIEAKLYFKPTPSIFKKQKTVDIYGKETEFELKGRHDPCVAIRGSVVAEAMTALVLADLLLLNATSKLESVKKVYLS; encoded by the coding sequence ATGAACAGTTTCGGTATAAAGTTTAAGTTTACCACTTTTGGAGAGTCACACGGAAAGGCAATTGGTTGTGTTGTTGACGGAGTTCCTGCAGGACTTTGTATAGATGAAGATTTTATTCAAAGTGAACTCGATAGAAGAAGACCGGGACAAAACCAGTTTGCAACAGCAAGAAAAGAGAGTGACAAAGTAGAGATTTTAAGCGGCGTTTTTGAAGGAAAATCGACAGGAACGCCTATAGCAATGGTGATTTTCAACAAGGATCAAAAAAGTAAAGACTATTCAAACATAAAAGATATTTTCCGCCCGGGACATGCTGATTTTACCTACTGGTACAAATATGGAATAAGAGATTATAGAGGAGGTGGAAGAAGCAGTGCGAGAGAAACTGCTGCAAGAGTTGCCGCAGGTGCTGTTGCAAAACTTTTTTTAAAAGAGTTTGGTATAGAGGTAAAGGGGGGAGTTTTTGAAATAGCCGGAATAAAAGCTAAAAAGAAAGATTTTGATTATGCGAGAAAAAGTGAGATTTTTGCGCTAGACCCTGATATAGAAGAGAAACAAAAAGAGGCAATTCTTAGTGCTAAAAATGAGCATGATAGCGTAGGCGGTGCTGTTATAGTAAGAGCTACCAACATTCCAGTAGGGCTAGGAGAACCTATATATTACAAGCTTGATGCGCTTTTGGCAGATGCGCTGATGAGTATAAACGCGGCTAAAGCGGTAGAAATAGGTTTGGGATGCGAGAGTGCTAAAATCAAAGGGAGCCAAAATAATGATCAGATTTCTAAAAACGGTTTTTTGAGCAACAATGCAGGCGGTATTTTAGGAGGGATCTCAAACGGAGAGCCAATTGAGGCAAAACTCTATTTTAAACCCACACCATCAATTTTCAAAAAACAAAAAACTGTAGATATCTATGGAAAGGAAACTGAATTTGAATTAAAAGGAAGACACGATCCTTGTGTGGCTATTAGAGGTAGTGTGGTTGCGGAAGCTATGACGGCTTTAGTTTTAGCAGATTTGCTTTTGCTTAATGCTACTTCCAAACTAGAAAGTGTTAAAAAGGTATATCTCTCATGA
- the rpsJ gene encoding 30S ribosomal protein S10: MEKIRLKLRAYDHRVLDRSVAAIVEAVKRTGAEIRGPIPLPTKIRRYTVLRSPHINKDSREQFEIRIHSRLIDIVSATPDTVDSLMKLDLAPEVDVEVRSMGQ; encoded by the coding sequence ATGGAAAAAATTAGACTTAAGCTTCGTGCTTACGATCACAGGGTTTTAGATAGAAGTGTTGCAGCTATTGTGGAGGCTGTTAAGAGAACGGGTGCAGAGATTCGTGGACCGATTCCACTACCTACTAAGATAAGAAGATATACAGTTCTTAGGTCACCTCACATCAACAAAGATTCAAGAGAACAGTTCGAAATCAGAATTCATTCAAGACTTATTGACATAGTGTCGGCGACACCGGATACGGTAGATTCGCTAATGAAGTTAGACTTGGCTCCTGAAGTGGATGTAGAAGTTAGGTCAATGGGTCAATAA
- a CDS encoding ATP-binding protein, producing the protein MEQLEYFFDRKSKKIPFTQRKKVVPTNKHTLINGIKFSGKTFLIKDYLYQQSDKKSLYLDLDDTRIEIESIKKNLQLFIEEKDIEIVAIDNFKKDFPIPKAKQIILAASEPIELDGFENIKLYPLDFEEYIAFDKSTDIKVIFNNFLKNGTFPEISQLPDFKKDERFFEMLRLFFKDEIELQCFKEISIMQGHKSSPYHIFTKIKPKIKISKDRFYTFYETLKEKDIIFTLEKYSFPKASKKIYLCDFVLKSYLSFSKEFPKIFENMVFLEMIKRDYEIFYYDLIDFYIPKSQEVIFCIPFGSEVTIQRKIDSAYKYIKELKVDKITVLSVANSFKFYENDIPVTVLPFYEWAISELD; encoded by the coding sequence ATGGAGCAGTTGGAGTATTTTTTTGATAGAAAATCGAAAAAGATTCCGTTCACTCAGAGAAAAAAGGTAGTCCCTACCAATAAACACACTCTTATAAACGGTATAAAATTTAGTGGAAAAACTTTTTTAATAAAAGATTATCTTTACCAGCAAAGCGACAAAAAAAGTCTATATCTAGATCTTGATGATACCAGGATAGAGATAGAATCTATCAAAAAAAATCTGCAGTTGTTTATAGAGGAAAAAGATATTGAGATAGTAGCTATAGACAATTTTAAAAAAGATTTCCCTATTCCAAAAGCTAAACAGATCATCCTTGCTGCTTCCGAACCTATAGAACTTGATGGATTTGAAAATATAAAACTTTATCCTTTGGATTTTGAAGAATATATAGCTTTTGACAAATCAACAGATATTAAAGTAATTTTCAATAATTTTTTAAAAAACGGTACGTTTCCTGAAATCTCACAACTTCCAGATTTTAAAAAAGATGAAAGATTTTTCGAGATGCTAAGGCTCTTTTTTAAAGATGAGATAGAGCTGCAATGTTTCAAAGAGATTTCGATTATGCAAGGGCACAAAAGCAGCCCTTACCATATATTTACCAAAATAAAACCAAAAATAAAGATTTCTAAAGATAGATTTTACACTTTCTACGAAACTTTAAAAGAAAAAGATATAATCTTTACTCTTGAAAAATACTCTTTTCCAAAAGCCTCTAAAAAGATATATCTTTGCGATTTTGTTTTAAAAAGTTATTTGAGTTTTTCCAAAGAGTTCCCTAAGATCTTTGAAAATATGGTTTTTTTAGAAATGATAAAAAGAGATTATGAAATTTTTTATTATGATTTGATAGACTTTTATATCCCAAAGTCTCAAGAAGTTATTTTTTGCATACCTTTTGGTAGTGAGGTAACTATACAGAGAAAAATTGATAGTGCATACAAATATATTAAAGAGCTCAAAGTTGATAAAATAACAGTTCTAAGTGTAGCAAATAGTTTTAAATTTTATGAAAATGATATACCTGTAACAGTTCTTCCCTTTTATGAGTGGGCTATAAGCGAACTTGATTAG
- the rplV gene encoding 50S ribosomal protein L22 → MSKAVLRFIRLSPTKARLIAREVQGMNAELALASLEFMPNKAAKVISKVIASAVANGGYEPEEVVITSCRVDKGPVLKRFRPRARGRASRIEKPTSHIYVEVAEQKKDS, encoded by the coding sequence ATGAGTAAAGCAGTATTGAGATTTATTAGGCTCTCACCAACAAAGGCAAGACTAATTGCAAGAGAAGTTCAGGGGATGAACGCAGAACTTGCGCTTGCTTCTTTAGAGTTTATGCCAAATAAAGCGGCAAAAGTTATATCAAAAGTTATAGCAAGTGCTGTTGCAAACGGAGGTTATGAACCTGAAGAGGTTGTTATAACATCTTGCAGAGTTGATAAAGGACCAGTTTTAAAAAGATTTAGACCAAGAGCAAGAGGTAGAGCCAGCAGAATAGAGAAACCAACTTCTCACATTTATGTAGAAGTAGCTGAACAAAAGAAGGATAGCTAA
- a CDS encoding type Z 30S ribosomal protein S14 yields MAKKSMIAKAKRKPKFKVRAYTRCRICGRPHSVYRDFGLCRICLRKMASEGLLPGVRKASW; encoded by the coding sequence ATGGCGAAAAAAAGTATGATAGCAAAGGCTAAAAGAAAGCCTAAATTCAAGGTTAGAGCTTATACAAGATGTAGAATTTGCGGCAGACCTCACTCTGTTTATAGAGATTTCGGTCTTTGCAGAATCTGTTTAAGAAAGATGGCAAGCGAAGGGTTATTACCAGGCGTTAGAAAAGCTAGCTGGTAA
- the rplN gene encoding 50S ribosomal protein L14 — MIQSFTRLNVADNSGAKEIMCIKVLGGSKRRYASVGDVIVASVKKALPNGKVKKGQVVKAVVVRTKKEIQRENGSLIRFDDNAAVILDNKGEPIGTRIFGPVSREVRYKNYMKIVSLAPEVL, encoded by the coding sequence ATGATACAGAGTTTTACGAGACTAAACGTTGCTGATAACAGCGGCGCTAAAGAGATAATGTGTATTAAAGTTTTAGGCGGAAGTAAAAGAAGATATGCTTCTGTCGGAGACGTAATAGTTGCATCTGTAAAAAAGGCTTTGCCAAATGGTAAAGTTAAAAAAGGTCAAGTAGTAAAAGCCGTTGTTGTTAGAACTAAAAAAGAGATCCAAAGAGAAAATGGATCATTGATTAGATTTGATGACAACGCTGCTGTTATCCTTGATAATAAAGGCGAGCCTATCGGAACTCGTATCTTCGGACCTGTTAGCAGGGAAGTAAGATACAAAAACTATATGAAGATAGTATCGCTTGCACCGGAGGTGCTGTAA
- the rpsC gene encoding 30S ribosomal protein S3: MGQKVNPIGLRLGINRNWGSRWYPDYNRMPDFVEEDYKIRSFLKKELYYAGISDIIIERTAKRLRVTIVAARPGIIIGKKGADIEKIKQKVQKLVNKDVSINIKEQKRPQASAQLAAENVATQLERRVAFRRAMKKVIQAAQKAGAKGIKVQVAGRLGGAEMARTEWYLEGRVPLHTLRAKIDYGFAEAHTTYGVIGVKVWIFKGEVLQKGIQPEKKETKPRRRAPRRRGR; encoded by the coding sequence ATGGGTCAGAAAGTAAATCCGATTGGACTAAGACTTGGAATAAACAGGAATTGGGGTAGTAGGTGGTATCCTGATTATAACAGAATGCCAGATTTTGTTGAAGAAGATTACAAAATAAGAAGCTTTTTGAAAAAAGAGCTGTATTATGCTGGAATTAGCGATATAATCATCGAAAGAACAGCTAAAAGACTAAGGGTAACTATTGTAGCTGCAAGACCTGGTATCATAATCGGTAAAAAAGGTGCCGATATAGAAAAAATAAAACAAAAAGTTCAAAAGCTTGTAAATAAAGATGTATCTATAAATATCAAAGAACAAAAAAGACCTCAAGCTTCTGCTCAGCTTGCCGCTGAAAATGTTGCTACTCAATTAGAGAGAAGGGTAGCATTTAGAAGAGCAATGAAAAAAGTTATACAAGCAGCTCAAAAAGCTGGTGCAAAAGGTATCAAAGTTCAAGTTGCCGGTCGTCTTGGCGGTGCTGAGATGGCTAGAACTGAGTGGTATCTTGAAGGTAGAGTACCTCTACACACGTTAAGAGCAAAGATTGATTATGGATTTGCAGAGGCTCATACAACTTATGGAGTAATCGGCGTTAAAGTTTGGATATTTAAAGGTGAGGTTCTCCAAAAGGGAATCCAGCCTGAGAAAAAAGAGACAAAGCCTAGACGCAGAGCTCCAAGAAGGAGAGGTAGATAA
- the rplE gene encoding 50S ribosomal protein L5: MKTIELKKEYTERVIPALKEELDIKNPMLTPKLEKIVISVGAGEASRDSKLMQNIQDTISLIAGQHAVVTKAKKSEAGFKIREGMPVGVKVTLRGDRMWNFLQKLIYIALPRVKDFRGLPRNGFDGRGNYNFGLNEQLMFPEVDYDNIMKTHGMNITIVTSTDNDKEAYKLLELLGFPFAKGRS, from the coding sequence ATGAAGACAATAGAGCTAAAAAAAGAGTATACGGAAAGAGTCATTCCTGCATTAAAAGAAGAACTTGATATTAAAAATCCTATGTTAACGCCAAAACTTGAAAAAATCGTAATAAGTGTTGGCGCTGGCGAGGCAAGTAGAGACAGCAAATTGATGCAAAACATCCAAGATACTATAAGCCTTATCGCCGGTCAGCACGCTGTAGTTACAAAAGCAAAAAAGAGTGAGGCCGGATTTAAGATAAGAGAAGGTATGCCTGTAGGTGTTAAAGTAACACTTAGAGGTGATAGAATGTGGAACTTTCTCCAAAAATTAATCTATATAGCTCTTCCTAGAGTGAAAGACTTTAGAGGTCTTCCAAGAAACGGTTTTGATGGAAGGGGAAATTACAATTTCGGTCTAAACGAGCAGTTGATGTTTCCTGAAGTTGATTATGATAACATTATGAAAACTCACGGGATGAATATTACTATAGTTACGTCAACAGACAACGATAAAGAAGCTTATAAGCTATTAGAGCTTCTTGGATTTCCATTTGCAAAAGGAAGATCATAA
- the rplP gene encoding 50S ribosomal protein L16: MLMPKKTKYRKQQKGRNRGKAYRGNSLAFGNIGIKALEHGRIDSRQIEAARVAMTRKVKRTGKIWIRVFPDKPLTKKPLETRMGKGKGSVEKWVMNIKPGRIIYEMAGVEESLAREALDLARYKLPFKTKIVTQESENEIY; this comes from the coding sequence ATGTTAATGCCAAAGAAGACAAAATACAGAAAACAGCAAAAAGGTAGAAACAGAGGCAAGGCTTATAGAGGAAATAGTCTTGCGTTTGGAAATATCGGTATTAAAGCTCTTGAGCACGGAAGAATCGATTCTCGCCAGATAGAAGCGGCGAGGGTTGCTATGACTAGAAAAGTTAAAAGAACCGGAAAAATATGGATTAGGGTTTTCCCTGATAAACCTTTAACCAAGAAGCCTTTGGAGACAAGGATGGGTAAAGGTAAAGGTTCTGTAGAAAAGTGGGTAATGAATATTAAGCCTGGCAGAATTATTTATGAAATGGCAGGCGTTGAAGAGAGCTTAGCTAGAGAAGCTCTTGATCTTGCAAGATACAAACTACCTTTTAAAACAAAAATTGTAACGCAAGAGAGTGAAAATGAAATATACTGA
- the rplB gene encoding 50S ribosomal protein L2 produces MAIKTYKPYTPSRRFMTTLDSSDITSKPTVRKLLKKLPAKAGRNNYGRITSRHKEAGAKKLYRIIDFKRNKFGVPGRVATIEYDPYRNCRICLVVYKDGDKRYIIQPKGLKVGDTVEAAEAGLDVLPGNAMKLKNIPVGTLVHNIELSPGHGGQLARSAGSYAQIMGREDKYVILRLPSGEMRYVLGECMATIGTVGNEDYINMTIGKAGRNRHRGIRPQTRGSAMNPVDHPHGGGEGKTGPSGHPVTPWGKPTKGYKTRKKKPSDRLIISRRKK; encoded by the coding sequence ATGGCGATAAAAACATATAAACCGTATACACCTAGTCGTAGATTTATGACTACACTTGATTCAAGCGATATTACAAGTAAACCGACTGTTAGAAAACTTTTGAAAAAACTACCAGCAAAAGCCGGTAGAAACAATTACGGAAGAATTACTTCTAGACACAAAGAGGCTGGAGCTAAAAAACTTTATAGAATTATAGATTTTAAAAGAAATAAGTTCGGCGTTCCGGGACGCGTAGCTACTATAGAGTACGATCCTTACAGAAACTGTAGAATCTGTTTAGTTGTTTACAAAGATGGAGACAAAAGATATATCATCCAGCCAAAAGGTTTAAAAGTTGGTGATACAGTAGAGGCAGCGGAGGCTGGACTTGATGTACTTCCTGGAAACGCTATGAAACTTAAAAATATCCCTGTGGGTACTTTAGTTCATAATATAGAACTTAGCCCTGGCCATGGCGGACAGCTTGCTAGAAGTGCTGGAAGTTATGCTCAGATTATGGGTAGGGAAGATAAATATGTAATTTTAAGACTTCCAAGCGGTGAGATGAGATACGTTCTTGGCGAATGTATGGCTACTATTGGAACTGTAGGAAATGAAGACTATATTAACATGACCATCGGTAAAGCGGGACGTAACAGACATAGAGGTATTAGACCTCAAACAAGAGGTTCAGCTATGAACCCAGTTGATCACCCACACGGTGGTGGTGAAGGTAAAACAGGTCCTAGCGGACATCCTGTTACGCCTTGGGGTAAACCTACAAAAGGTTATAAGACTAGGAAGAAAAAACCGAGTGATAGACTAATCATCTCAAGAAGAAAAAAATAA
- a CDS encoding superoxide dismutase, with amino-acid sequence MNFQLPPLSYPYDAFEPYISKDTMHYHYDKHYGGYIKNTNELKKGTAFENLSLTQIVKSSEGKLFNNVAQAFNHKFYFNSLSPKPTSPSDQLLAAIEETFSSLSKFKEEFIEKASSLFGSGWTWLIKDENNKVFILNTQNAETPITEELKPILVCDIWEHAYYLDYKNERVKYLNSFFELINWDFASKNFVE; translated from the coding sequence ATGAACTTCCAACTTCCACCTCTATCTTACCCCTATGATGCATTTGAACCATATATCTCAAAAGATACAATGCATTATCACTATGATAAACATTATGGAGGATATATAAAAAATACAAATGAGCTTAAAAAAGGCACCGCTTTTGAAAATCTTTCTCTTACTCAGATAGTAAAATCAAGTGAGGGGAAACTTTTTAATAATGTGGCACAGGCTTTTAACCATAAATTTTATTTCAACTCTTTATCTCCAAAGCCAACTTCTCCCTCCGATCAGCTTCTAGCGGCCATTGAGGAAACATTTTCTTCATTGAGCAAATTTAAAGAAGAGTTTATTGAAAAAGCCTCATCTTTGTTTGGATCAGGATGGACATGGCTTATAAAAGATGAAAATAACAAAGTTTTCATTTTAAATACTCAAAATGCCGAAACTCCAATAACAGAAGAACTAAAACCAATATTAGTTTGCGATATATGGGAACATGCTTACTATTTGGATTATAAAAACGAAAGAGTAAAATATCTAAACTCGTTTTTTGAATTAATAAACTGGGATTTTGCATCAAAAAATTTTGTTGAGTAA
- a CDS encoding 50S ribosomal protein L23, which translates to MADITDIKSIIYTEKTLGLQEEGYVVIQTSDKMTKNQLKEVLREYFGVNPVKINSLKVKGKKKRFRGIEGRRDNYKKFYVKLPEGTQIESLAV; encoded by the coding sequence ATGGCAGATATAACAGATATCAAATCGATCATATATACAGAGAAAACTTTAGGCCTTCAAGAAGAGGGATATGTAGTGATTCAAACGTCAGATAAAATGACTAAGAATCAGCTAAAAGAGGTTTTAAGAGAGTATTTTGGAGTTAATCCCGTAAAAATCAACTCTTTAAAAGTAAAAGGTAAAAAGAAGAGATTTAGAGGGATTGAGGGAAGAAGAGACAACTATAAAAAATTCTATGTGAAGTTGCCAGAAGGCACTCAGATAGAAAGCTTAGCGGTGTAA
- the rplD gene encoding 50S ribosomal protein L4, with amino-acid sequence MSKAVVLNENFEKENEITLPKKYAQINPHNLYLYVKAYAASLRANNAHTKNRSAVSGGGRKPWQQKGRGGARAGSIRSPLFVGGGVAFGPTNQKNYTQKVNKKQKRLALEYALFEKANDGKLFIVDSISVESGKTKDAAAIMKKLNVRDALIVKDLIDEKTYLAFRNLPNAYLIEPNELNAYLAAAYNAIVIEKAVWENLVKEG; translated from the coding sequence ATGAGTAAAGCTGTAGTATTGAACGAAAATTTTGAAAAAGAAAACGAGATTACTCTTCCCAAAAAGTATGCGCAAATAAATCCGCACAACCTATATCTTTATGTAAAGGCTTATGCGGCAAGTCTAAGAGCAAACAATGCTCATACTAAAAACAGAAGCGCTGTTAGCGGCGGTGGTAGAAAACCATGGCAGCAAAAAGGTAGAGGAGGAGCAAGAGCAGGTTCTATCAGATCACCTCTGTTTGTAGGTGGTGGTGTGGCTTTTGGTCCTACAAATCAGAAAAATTATACTCAAAAAGTTAATAAAAAACAGAAAAGATTGGCTCTTGAGTATGCGCTATTTGAAAAAGCAAATGATGGAAAACTGTTCATTGTCGACTCAATCAGTGTAGAGTCAGGAAAGACTAAAGATGCTGCGGCGATAATGAAAAAGTTGAATGTAAGAGATGCATTGATAGTTAAAGACTTGATAGATGAGAAGACTTATCTTGCATTTAGAAACCTACCAAACGCTTATTTGATTGAGCCAAACGAGCTTAACGCATATTTGGCAGCAGCGTATAACGCTATCGTTATCGAAAAAGCTGTTTGGGAAAATTTAGTAAAAGAGGGCTAA
- the rplX gene encoding 50S ribosomal protein L24, with protein MAKKFKIKKGDIVEIITGDDKGKTGEVLQVLTKKDAVIVAGCKIAKKAVKPTEENPEGGFINKEMPIHISNVRKVEGGK; from the coding sequence ATGGCAAAGAAGTTTAAAATTAAAAAGGGTGATATCGTTGAGATCATCACAGGTGACGACAAAGGCAAAACGGGTGAAGTGTTGCAAGTTCTTACAAAAAAAGATGCAGTTATAGTGGCGGGATGTAAAATAGCCAAAAAGGCTGTAAAACCTACTGAAGAGAATCCTGAAGGCGGTTTTATCAATAAAGAGATGCCTATACATATATCTAACGTTCGTAAAGTAGAAGGTGGCAAATGA
- a CDS encoding DedA family protein — translation MKEIVDFIVNLIGDLGYIGIFFMMFLESSFFPFPSEVAMIPAGYIASKGEMDIFVAFLAGAGGSLAGALFNYILGYRLGRPFLLKYGRYFFLKESSLEKVENFFQKYGYASTFFGRLVPGIRQYISLPAGLGKMKLVQFSIYTFLGAGIWCAILLALGYFLGENEEKIHQTLHWILGFIIFVIIVVFYYYYNKNKKVFAN, via the coding sequence ATGAAAGAGATCGTTGATTTTATAGTCAATCTTATAGGAGACTTAGGCTATATAGGGATCTTTTTTATGATGTTTTTGGAAAGCTCATTTTTCCCTTTTCCAAGTGAAGTTGCTATGATACCGGCCGGTTATATTGCCAGCAAAGGAGAGATGGATATATTTGTGGCTTTTTTAGCAGGTGCCGGCGGTTCTTTAGCAGGTGCACTATTTAATTATATACTTGGATACAGGCTTGGACGCCCTTTTTTATTAAAATATGGTAGATATTTTTTTCTAAAAGAGAGTTCTTTGGAAAAAGTGGAAAACTTTTTTCAAAAATATGGTTATGCGAGCACTTTTTTTGGAAGATTGGTTCCAGGTATAAGACAGTATATCTCTTTGCCGGCAGGTCTTGGAAAGATGAAGCTGGTACAATTTAGTATATACACATTTTTAGGTGCAGGTATTTGGTGTGCTATACTTTTAGCTCTTGGATACTTTTTAGGAGAGAATGAAGAGAAGATTCATCAGACATTGCACTGGATTTTGGGTTTTATAATATTTGTTATAATAGTCGTTTTTTACTACTATTACAACAAAAACAAAAAAGTTTTTGCCAATTAA
- the rpsQ gene encoding 30S ribosomal protein S17 has protein sequence MAYKREIQGVVVKKSGDKTVSLLVERKVLHPRYHKIVKRFKKYLVHDERNEVNVGDEIVAIECRPISKRKSFRLKRIVSTGVK, from the coding sequence ATGGCTTATAAAAGAGAGATACAGGGTGTCGTTGTAAAAAAGAGCGGAGATAAAACAGTATCTTTGCTTGTAGAGAGAAAAGTTTTACATCCAAGATACCATAAGATTGTAAAAAGATTTAAAAAATACCTAGTTCATGACGAGAGAAACGAAGTGAACGTAGGCGATGAAATTGTTGCAATTGAGTGCAGACCAATCTCTAAGAGAAAATCTTTTAGGCTTAAAAGAATAGTCTCTACAGGAGTTAAATAA
- the rplC gene encoding 50S ribosomal protein L3: protein MEFIVEKIGMSRTISVPSVPVTLLKVKDAKVCEILEDGKAIVAYSQGKKRNKAIEGQQKKYGLPGEFNRFVTLKVANKEAGDIDISVLENAKKIKSSFTSKGRGFAGVMKRWNFGGGPRSHGSRFHRRTGSIGNCEWPGRVQPGQKMPGHYGNEKITVQNEIVSFDPENKILVIKGSVPGPNGALGRIRIVK from the coding sequence ATGGAATTTATAGTAGAAAAAATAGGAATGAGCAGAACCATCAGTGTACCTAGCGTACCTGTTACACTGCTAAAAGTAAAAGATGCTAAAGTTTGCGAAATCCTTGAAGATGGTAAGGCTATAGTTGCTTACTCTCAAGGAAAGAAAAGAAACAAAGCTATAGAGGGTCAACAGAAAAAGTATGGTCTTCCTGGCGAATTTAACAGATTTGTAACACTTAAAGTTGCAAATAAAGAGGCAGGAGATATCGATATAAGCGTTTTAGAAAACGCAAAAAAGATTAAAAGCTCTTTTACCTCAAAAGGTAGAGGTTTTGCAGGTGTTATGAAAAGATGGAATTTCGGCGGAGGTCCTAGAAGCCACGGTTCAAGATTTCACAGAAGAACAGGTTCTATCGGTAACTGTGAATGGCCAGGACGTGTTCAGCCTGGACAAAAGATGCCGGGACATTACGGAAACGAGAAGATTACAGTTCAGAACGAAATAGTAAGTTTTGATCCTGAAAACAAAATTTTGGTTATCAAAGGTTCTGTTCCAGGCCCTAACGGAGCATTAGGAAGAATAAGGATAGTAAAATGA
- a CDS encoding ribonuclease HII: MVVCGIDEAGRGPLAGPLVVAGVVFEKKVYKLNDSKLLDEKKRETLFEKIKNASHHKIVIIDNKTIDEKGLSFCITKALKEIISCLEAHKYIFDGNSKFGVKEIEPVIKADMKIKEVMAASILAKVTRDKIMCELSLKYPEYNFCKHKGYPTKEHIELIKKYGLCEIHRKSFRPKALQPTLF, encoded by the coding sequence ATGGTAGTTTGCGGGATTGATGAGGCTGGACGCGGACCACTGGCTGGACCACTGGTGGTTGCTGGAGTAGTGTTTGAAAAAAAAGTATATAAACTCAACGACTCAAAACTACTAGATGAAAAAAAGAGAGAGACTCTTTTTGAAAAGATCAAAAATGCAAGCCACCATAAAATTGTAATAATTGATAATAAAACCATAGATGAGAAAGGTCTCTCTTTTTGTATAACAAAAGCCCTAAAAGAGATAATCTCCTGTTTGGAAGCTCACAAATATATTTTCGACGGAAATTCAAAATTTGGAGTAAAAGAGATAGAACCGGTTATAAAGGCAGATATGAAAATCAAAGAGGTAATGGCAGCCTCTATCTTAGCAAAAGTTACAAGAGATAAGATAATGTGTGAACTATCGTTAAAATATCCAGAGTATAATTTTTGCAAACATAAAGGCTATCCGACAAAAGAGCATATAGAGCTCATCAAAAAATACGGTCTTTGCGAAATACACAGAAAAAGCTTTCGCCCTAAAGCTTTACAACCTACACTTTTTTAA
- the rpmC gene encoding 50S ribosomal protein L29 yields MKYTELKDKSLQELEGLLREKKLLLFQLRAKLKTMQLQDTSEIRKTRKDIARIKTAISAMKRA; encoded by the coding sequence ATGAAATATACTGAGTTAAAAGATAAGAGCCTACAAGAGCTCGAAGGGTTGTTGAGGGAGAAAAAGTTGCTGCTTTTTCAACTAAGAGCCAAGTTGAAAACTATGCAGCTTCAAGATACTAGCGAAATTAGAAAAACTAGAAAAGATATCGCAAGAATAAAAACTGCGATTTCTGCTATGAAAAGGGCGTAA